In Streptomyces sp. NBC_00704, a genomic segment contains:
- a CDS encoding NADH-quinone oxidoreductase subunit D codes for MTPTTETTVGIGGAAESTDMVLNIGPQHPSTHGVLRLRLVLDGERIRHAEPVIGYMHRGAEKLFEARDYRQIVMLANRHDWLSAFSNELGVVLAVERMLGMEVPERAVWTRTLLAELNRVLNHLMFLGSYPLELGGITPVFYAFREREVLQNVMEEVSGGRMHYMFNRVGGLKEDLPAGWTSRARAAVAAVRSRMDVYDDLVLGNEIFRGRTRDVGVLAPEHVHAYGVSGPIARGSGVDFDLRRDEPYLAYGELQDTLKVVTRTEGDCLARFECLLEQTHNALDLADAGLDRLVDLPPGPINQRLPKVLKAPEGHTYAWTENPLGINGYYLVSKGEKTPYRLKLRSASYNNIQALTELLPGTLVADMVAILGSMFFVVGDIDK; via the coding sequence ATGACTCCTACGACGGAGACCACGGTCGGGATCGGCGGTGCCGCGGAGAGCACCGACATGGTGCTCAACATCGGCCCCCAGCATCCCTCCACGCACGGCGTGCTGCGGCTGCGGCTCGTGCTGGACGGCGAGCGCATCCGGCACGCGGAGCCGGTGATCGGCTACATGCACCGGGGTGCGGAGAAGCTGTTCGAGGCGCGCGACTACCGCCAGATCGTGATGCTCGCCAACCGCCACGACTGGCTGTCGGCGTTCTCCAACGAGCTGGGCGTGGTCCTCGCGGTGGAGCGGATGCTCGGCATGGAGGTCCCCGAGCGGGCCGTGTGGACGCGCACGCTGCTCGCCGAGCTGAACCGGGTGCTCAACCACCTGATGTTCCTCGGCTCGTACCCCCTGGAGCTGGGCGGCATCACGCCGGTCTTCTACGCCTTCCGCGAGCGCGAGGTGCTGCAGAACGTCATGGAGGAGGTCTCCGGCGGCCGCATGCACTACATGTTCAACCGCGTCGGCGGCCTCAAGGAGGACCTGCCGGCCGGCTGGACCTCCCGCGCGCGGGCGGCCGTCGCCGCCGTGCGTTCCCGGATGGACGTGTACGACGACCTGGTGCTCGGCAACGAGATCTTCCGCGGGCGCACCCGCGACGTGGGCGTCCTCGCGCCGGAGCACGTGCACGCGTACGGCGTGAGCGGTCCCATCGCGCGCGGTTCGGGCGTCGACTTCGATCTGCGCAGGGACGAGCCGTACCTGGCGTACGGGGAGCTCCAGGACACGCTGAAGGTGGTGACCCGCACCGAGGGGGACTGCCTGGCGCGTTTCGAGTGCCTGCTGGAGCAGACGCACAACGCGCTCGACCTCGCGGACGCCGGCCTCGACCGCCTCGTCGACCTGCCGCCCGGCCCGATCAACCAGCGGCTCCCGAAGGTCCTGAAGGCGCCCGAGGGGCACACGTACGCGTGGACCGAGAACCCTCTCGGCATCAACGGGTACTACCTCGTCAGCAAGGGCGAGAAGACCCCGTACCGGCTGAAGCTGCGCTCGGCGTCGTACAACAACATCCAGGCGCTCACCGAGCTGCTCCCCGGTACCCTGGTCGCGGACATGGTGGCGATCCTGGGGTCGATGTTCTTCGTGGTGGGCGACATCGACAAGTAG
- a CDS encoding threonine aldolase family protein, with amino-acid sequence MTYTAEHSEEQPAQQGLRERRALAHRKAERVLSRAGFQSTLRERLAVLQEAAPGVHDLDEPADVYGDGVVEALERRVAGLLGTEAAAFFPTGTMAQQVALRCWAGRTGDPTVALHALSHPEVWERGAFGAVSGLRTVRVTREPRLPTAEEIRAFDEPFGALMLELPLRDAGFVLPTWEELTDVVEAARERDAVVHFDGARLWETTQHFGRSLSEIADLADSVYVSFYKSLDGFGGAALAGPKTLVAEAKAWRHRYGGTVFQQFPTALSALVGLDRELPRLPEYVTHARVVAAALREGFAGTDVPWARVHPEVPHTHQFQVWLPYEADVAAEAAVAQAQETSTMLFAGAWDRGGPGLSFTEVTVRAAGLSWTADDVRAAAADFAARAPGGR; translated from the coding sequence ATGACGTACACCGCGGAGCACAGCGAGGAACAGCCGGCACAGCAGGGCCTGCGGGAGCGGCGGGCGCTCGCGCACCGGAAGGCGGAGCGCGTGCTGTCGCGCGCGGGGTTCCAGAGCACGCTGCGGGAGCGGCTCGCGGTGCTCCAGGAGGCCGCCCCCGGGGTCCACGACCTCGACGAACCCGCGGACGTCTACGGGGACGGGGTCGTGGAGGCGCTGGAGAGGCGGGTCGCCGGGCTGCTGGGGACGGAGGCCGCCGCGTTCTTCCCCACCGGCACGATGGCCCAGCAGGTCGCCCTGCGCTGCTGGGCCGGCCGCACCGGCGACCCGACCGTCGCGCTGCACGCCCTGAGCCATCCCGAGGTGTGGGAGCGGGGCGCTTTCGGCGCCGTGAGCGGCCTGCGCACGGTGCGGGTGACGCGCGAGCCCAGGCTGCCCACGGCCGAGGAGATACGCGCCTTCGACGAGCCGTTCGGCGCGCTCATGCTGGAGCTGCCTCTCCGGGACGCCGGGTTCGTGCTCCCCACCTGGGAGGAGCTGACCGACGTCGTGGAGGCGGCACGCGAGCGCGACGCGGTGGTGCACTTCGACGGCGCACGCCTGTGGGAGACCACCCAGCACTTCGGCCGCAGCCTGTCGGAGATCGCGGACCTCGCGGACAGCGTGTACGTGTCGTTCTACAAGTCCCTCGACGGCTTCGGCGGCGCCGCCCTCGCCGGCCCGAAGACCCTGGTGGCGGAGGCGAAGGCCTGGCGGCACCGCTACGGCGGCACGGTCTTCCAGCAGTTCCCCACCGCGCTGTCGGCGCTCGTCGGCCTGGACCGCGAGCTGCCCCGGCTGCCGGAGTACGTGACGCACGCGCGTGTGGTCGCCGCCGCCCTGCGCGAGGGCTTCGCCGGGACGGACGTCCCGTGGGCGCGCGTGCACCCCGAGGTCCCGCACACGCACCAGTTCCAGGTCTGGCTGCCGTACGAGGCGGACGTGGCGGCCGAGGCGGCCGTGGCGCAGGCGCAGGAGACGAGCACGATGCTGTTCGCCGGGGCCTGGGACCGCGGCGGGCCGGGGCTGTCCTTCACCGAGGTCACGGTGCGCGCCGCCGGCCTGAGCTGGACGGCGGACGACGTGAGGGCGGCGGCCGCGGACTTCGCGGCCCGGGCACCCGGCGGCCGGTAG
- a CDS encoding Rossmann-like and DUF2520 domain-containing protein, translating to MSTPQQPDPRDRPARLAVGVVGAGRVGPALAASLQLAGHRPVAVSGVSDASRRRAALLLPDVPLVPPAEVLQRADLVLLTVPDDALPGLVEGLADTGAVRPGQLLAHTSGRFGAKVLDPALRAGALPLALHPAMTFTGTPVDVQRLAGCSFGVTAPEELRLAAEALVIEMGGEPEWIAEESRPLYHAALALGANHLVTLVAQSMELLRAAGVEAPDRMLGPLLGAALDNALRSGDGALTGPVARGDAGTVAAHVAELRAHAPQTVAGYLAMARATADRALAHGLLKPELAEDLLGVLADEAHRAPRAPGAPGASGTTGIDGVDGIDGIDGTEGEAG from the coding sequence GTGAGTACACCCCAACAGCCAGACCCCAGGGACCGCCCCGCGCGGCTCGCCGTCGGGGTCGTCGGCGCGGGCCGGGTCGGGCCCGCCCTGGCCGCGTCGCTGCAACTCGCCGGGCACCGGCCCGTCGCCGTCTCGGGCGTCTCCGACGCCTCCAGGCGGCGAGCGGCGCTCCTGCTGCCCGACGTGCCCCTGGTGCCGCCCGCCGAGGTCCTCCAGCGGGCGGACCTGGTGCTGCTCACCGTCCCCGACGACGCCCTGCCGGGGCTCGTGGAGGGCCTCGCCGACACCGGGGCGGTACGGCCCGGCCAGCTCCTCGCGCACACCTCCGGGCGCTTCGGCGCGAAGGTCCTCGACCCCGCACTGCGCGCGGGCGCCCTGCCGCTGGCCCTGCACCCGGCGATGACGTTCACGGGCACCCCCGTGGACGTCCAGCGGCTGGCCGGCTGCTCCTTCGGCGTCACCGCGCCCGAGGAGCTGCGGCTGGCCGCGGAGGCGCTCGTGATCGAGATGGGCGGCGAGCCGGAGTGGATCGCCGAGGAGAGCCGCCCGCTCTACCACGCCGCTCTCGCCCTGGGCGCCAACCACCTGGTCACCCTGGTCGCCCAGTCCATGGAGCTGCTGCGCGCGGCCGGCGTCGAGGCTCCCGACCGGATGCTCGGCCCGCTCCTCGGCGCCGCCCTGGACAACGCCCTGCGCTCCGGCGACGGCGCGCTCACCGGCCCCGTCGCGCGCGGGGACGCCGGCACGGTCGCCGCCCACGTCGCCGAACTGCGCGCGCACGCACCGCAGACCGTCGCGGGCTACCTGGCGATGGCCCGCGCGACCGCCGACCGCGCGCTCGCCCACGGGCTGCTCAAGCCCGAACTGGCCGAGGACCTCCTCGGGGTGCTCGCCGACGAAGCCCACCGGGCCCCCCGGGCGCCCGGCGCGCCCGGCGCGTCCGGCACAACCGGTATCGACGGCGTCGACGGCATTGACGGCATTGACGGCACCGAAGGAGAAGCGGGATGA
- a CDS encoding SAM-dependent methyltransferase codes for MDEVTGTGRWRGWQEAMQDALYGPDAQPDAQARTGPGAHGGADGPSGADGPGDAGGLTDREARAGAGSRAGPDTPHDRGAHARGGFYRRPEGPAGHFRTSVHASPLFAEAVAQLLCRVDEALGRPASLDFVDMAAGCGELAEGVLAALPADVAARTRVCAVEIAGRPEGLAPRIAWRSEPPREITGLLFANEWLDNVPLDVAEVDSAGVPRLVLVRDDGAERLGEPVSGAQARWLARWWPLPGEEGLRAEIGLPRDTAWASAVACVARGLAVAVDYAHRADARPPFGTLTAFREGRETTPVPDGSCDLTAHVALDACAAAATGTAPAAATTKAARSVASRARVLAQRDALRALGVSGARPPLALAATDPSGYVRALAGATEASELTARGGLGDFGWLLQPVGIADPLDTGPDREPTPG; via the coding sequence GTGGACGAGGTGACCGGCACGGGCCGCTGGCGCGGCTGGCAGGAGGCCATGCAGGACGCCCTGTACGGCCCGGACGCACAGCCCGACGCGCAGGCGCGGACCGGCCCGGGGGCCCATGGGGGCGCGGACGGACCGAGTGGCGCGGACGGGCCCGGGGACGCGGGCGGCCTGACCGACCGCGAGGCGAGGGCCGGGGCGGGATCGCGGGCCGGCCCGGACACGCCGCATGATCGCGGTGCTCACGCGCGGGGCGGCTTCTACCGGCGGCCCGAGGGACCGGCGGGGCACTTCCGTACGTCCGTGCACGCCTCGCCGCTCTTCGCCGAGGCCGTGGCCCAACTGCTCTGCCGGGTCGACGAGGCGCTGGGCCGGCCCGCGTCGCTCGACTTCGTCGACATGGCCGCCGGCTGCGGCGAGCTGGCCGAGGGCGTGCTGGCGGCGCTGCCCGCCGACGTCGCCGCCCGCACACGCGTGTGCGCCGTCGAGATCGCCGGCCGTCCCGAGGGCCTCGCTCCCCGGATCGCGTGGCGGTCCGAGCCGCCCCGGGAGATCACCGGACTGCTCTTCGCCAACGAATGGCTGGACAACGTCCCCCTCGACGTCGCGGAGGTCGACTCCGCGGGCGTGCCGCGCCTCGTGCTCGTCCGCGACGACGGCGCGGAGCGGCTCGGGGAGCCGGTCTCCGGTGCGCAGGCCCGGTGGCTCGCGCGATGGTGGCCGCTGCCGGGGGAGGAAGGGCTGCGGGCGGAGATCGGGCTGCCGCGGGACACGGCGTGGGCGTCCGCGGTGGCGTGCGTCGCACGCGGGCTCGCGGTGGCCGTGGACTACGCGCACCGCGCCGACGCGCGCCCGCCCTTCGGGACGCTCACCGCGTTCCGGGAGGGACGCGAGACGACGCCCGTCCCGGACGGTTCCTGCGACCTCACCGCCCACGTCGCCCTGGACGCGTGCGCGGCGGCCGCCACAGGGACGGCGCCGGCGGCGGCCACGACGAAGGCGGCCCGGTCCGTCGCGTCCCGCGCGCGGGTGCTCGCCCAGCGCGACGCGCTGCGCGCCCTGGGCGTCTCCGGGGCGCGACCCCCGCTCGCGCTCGCCGCCACGGATCCCTCGGGGTACGTGCGCGCCCTGGCGGGCGCCACCGAGGCCTCCGAGCTGACCGCCAGGGGCGGACTGGGCGACTTCGGCTGGCTGCTCCAGCCGGTGGGGATCGCGGATCCGCTCGACACCGGACCCGACCGGGAGCCCACCCCCGGCTGA
- a CDS encoding sensor histidine kinase — MQRLYDFLRRHPTRVDGFWALVLFGISAAAGTAGQDRGGTDSMALLVPVLFLLCLVIALRRRMPEQMLVLAAGLGTAQLVLNVGVTAADFALLVIVYTVAATGARWASRLALVMALSAATLAQLRWPHENASVPGQVAVIVFQTVPFALAWVLGDSIRTRRAYFAQLEERAARLEREREAQSKVAVAAERARIARELHDVVAHNVSVMVVQADGAAYVLDAAPDQARKALETISSTGRQALAEMRRLLGVLRTGEHQESGEYVPQPDVEQIEDLVEQCRGSGLPVDFKVEGTARPLPSGVELTAYRIVQEALTNTRKHGGPNAGASVRLVYFDDGLGLLVEDDGKGAPHELYEEGGVDGAGHGLIGMRERVGMVGGTLDAGPRPGGGFRISALLPLKPAH, encoded by the coding sequence GTGCAGCGCCTCTATGACTTCCTTCGCAGACACCCGACCAGGGTCGACGGCTTCTGGGCCCTCGTCCTGTTCGGGATCTCCGCCGCTGCCGGAACCGCCGGGCAGGACCGGGGCGGCACCGACTCCATGGCGCTGCTGGTGCCGGTGCTCTTCCTGCTGTGCCTGGTCATCGCGTTGCGGCGGCGCATGCCCGAGCAGATGCTCGTGCTCGCCGCCGGGCTCGGGACGGCGCAGCTGGTGCTGAACGTCGGCGTCACGGCGGCGGACTTCGCGCTGCTGGTGATCGTCTACACGGTCGCGGCGACGGGCGCCCGCTGGGCCTCCCGCCTGGCCCTGGTCATGGCGCTGAGCGCCGCGACCCTGGCGCAGCTGCGCTGGCCGCACGAGAACGCGAGCGTGCCGGGCCAGGTGGCGGTGATCGTCTTCCAGACGGTGCCGTTCGCCCTGGCCTGGGTGCTCGGCGACTCCATCCGCACGCGTCGCGCCTACTTCGCCCAGCTGGAGGAGCGCGCGGCACGCCTGGAGAGGGAGCGCGAGGCGCAGTCGAAGGTCGCGGTCGCCGCCGAGCGCGCCCGGATCGCGCGCGAGCTGCACGACGTCGTCGCGCACAACGTGTCCGTGATGGTGGTGCAGGCGGACGGCGCCGCCTACGTCCTCGACGCCGCGCCCGACCAGGCGCGCAAGGCGCTGGAGACGATCTCCTCCACCGGCCGCCAGGCGCTGGCCGAGATGCGGCGCCTGCTGGGCGTGCTGCGCACCGGTGAGCACCAGGAGAGCGGCGAGTACGTGCCGCAGCCGGACGTCGAGCAGATCGAGGACCTCGTCGAGCAGTGCCGCGGTTCGGGCCTGCCGGTGGACTTCAAGGTCGAGGGCACCGCGCGGCCGCTGCCCAGCGGCGTCGAGCTGACGGCGTACCGCATCGTGCAGGAAGCGCTGACGAACACCCGCAAGCACGGCGGACCGAACGCCGGCGCGAGCGTACGTCTGGTCTACTTCGACGACGGTCTGGGGCTGCTCGTGGAGGACGACGGCAAGGGCGCCCCGCACGAGCTGTACGAGGAGGGCGGCGTCGACGGCGCGGGCCACGGTCTGATCGGCATGCGCGAGCGGGTCGGCATGGTGGGCGGCACCCTGGACGCGGGACCGCGGCCCGGCGGAGGATTCCGCATCAGCGCCCTGCTGCCGCTCAAACCGGCGCATTGA
- a CDS encoding DUF5937 family protein, which produces MSLSIDIAGLRPERVAVVPSPLAELGMALHALAEPAHHPGLQGWVTSVTARLDSHLADRMCEADFLWRTTFSDLFLPYAGIPGGTLPGAALAEELDLLDKLTDEQFVDSALEFTCAAGYDLPGPALLSHPELCRRALDLAATRGPRQVRFTRRLLADPPRVRAWLRQFLEDCDEAFFADVWARVRLPLAADARHKTDLLRHKGLAETLASVSSAVSLDESGTRITVDKLVSGRTSTGDGGLLLVPTSLGWPHLMVLHRYGWQPVLHYPVGSPELASPPSVEQLTLRMTALSHPVRMRICRLLARSAYTTTELAQVHGRSAPEISRHLAVLKKAGLVTTRRRGRYVLHQLDVTVVARLGSDFLEGILR; this is translated from the coding sequence ATGAGTCTGAGCATCGACATCGCGGGGCTGCGGCCGGAGAGGGTCGCCGTCGTGCCCTCGCCCCTGGCCGAGCTCGGCATGGCGTTGCACGCGCTGGCCGAGCCCGCACACCATCCCGGCCTGCAGGGCTGGGTCACCTCCGTCACCGCCCGGCTCGACTCGCATCTGGCCGACCGGATGTGCGAGGCCGACTTCCTGTGGCGGACGACGTTCTCCGACCTCTTCCTGCCCTACGCGGGCATCCCCGGCGGCACGCTCCCCGGCGCCGCGCTCGCCGAGGAACTCGACCTGCTGGACAAGCTGACGGACGAACAGTTCGTCGACTCCGCGCTGGAGTTCACCTGCGCTGCCGGATACGACCTGCCGGGCCCGGCCCTGCTCTCCCACCCGGAGCTGTGCCGCCGTGCGCTCGACCTGGCCGCCACGCGCGGGCCTCGGCAGGTGCGGTTCACCCGGCGGCTCCTGGCGGACCCGCCACGCGTGCGTGCCTGGCTGCGGCAGTTCCTGGAGGACTGCGACGAGGCGTTCTTCGCCGACGTCTGGGCCCGGGTGCGCCTCCCGCTCGCCGCCGACGCCCGCCACAAGACGGACCTCCTGCGCCACAAGGGGCTGGCGGAGACGCTCGCCTCGGTGTCCTCGGCCGTCTCCCTCGACGAGAGCGGCACGCGGATCACCGTCGACAAGCTGGTCTCCGGCCGCACCTCCACCGGCGACGGCGGCCTCCTGCTCGTGCCCACGAGTTTGGGCTGGCCGCACCTCATGGTGCTGCACCGGTACGGCTGGCAGCCCGTGCTGCACTACCCCGTGGGCTCGCCCGAGCTGGCCTCGCCCCCGTCGGTGGAGCAGCTGACCCTGCGGATGACGGCGCTGTCCCACCCCGTCCGGATGCGGATCTGCCGGCTGCTGGCCCGCAGCGCGTACACCACGACGGAGCTGGCCCAGGTGCACGGCAGGAGCGCGCCCGAGATATCCCGGCACCTGGCCGTCCTGAAGAAGGCCGGCCTGGTGACCACGCGCAGACGCGGCCGGTACGTGCTGCACCAGCTCGACGTGACGGTGGTGGCCCGCCTGGGCAGCGACTTCCTGGAAGGCATCCTTCGCTGA
- a CDS encoding PH domain-containing protein, protein MPGAAGAGRPVIERRLHPVTPFRRAWAPIAVLVGWAVHDPNQAQEQLTRLTTTTLLIALAVLVPAASLYGFLTWWFTHFAVTDSELRIRTGLLFRRAAHIRLERIQAIDVSRPLLARIAGVAKLRLDVVGAEKKDELAFLGEEDARALRAELLARAAGFAPETAHEVGEAPARELLRVPPRTLAVALALTGATWGTLAAALVVPPVLWLATHSVWTVLATGVPLLGAAGAAGAGRFVGEYDWTVGESPDGLRIDRGLLDRTHETVPPGRVQTVRIVQPLLWRRPGWVRVELDVAGSANSVLVPVAPREAAEAVVAHVLPGVCVPAAESLARPPRRAGRCAPVWWRGYGTAVTDTVFAARHGLLRRRLALVPHAKVQSVRLTQGPWQRLWRLADVHVDTGAGKTVTARLRDAQQAAELLGSQAERSRTGRKDARPDRWMT, encoded by the coding sequence GTGCCCGGCGCCGCCGGGGCGGGGCGGCCCGTCATCGAGCGGCGGCTGCATCCCGTCACGCCGTTCCGGCGGGCCTGGGCGCCGATCGCGGTCCTCGTCGGGTGGGCGGTGCACGACCCGAACCAGGCGCAGGAGCAGCTGACCCGGCTGACCACGACCACCCTGCTGATCGCGCTGGCCGTCCTCGTCCCCGCGGCTTCCCTGTACGGCTTCCTGACCTGGTGGTTCACCCACTTCGCGGTGACGGACAGCGAGCTGCGCATACGCACCGGCCTGCTGTTCCGGCGCGCCGCGCACATCCGGCTGGAACGCATCCAGGCGATCGACGTCAGCCGGCCGCTGCTGGCCAGGATCGCGGGCGTCGCGAAACTGCGGCTCGACGTCGTCGGCGCCGAGAAGAAGGACGAACTGGCCTTCCTCGGCGAGGAGGACGCCCGCGCGCTGCGAGCGGAGCTGCTCGCGCGGGCGGCCGGATTCGCGCCGGAGACCGCGCACGAAGTCGGCGAGGCGCCCGCGCGCGAGCTGCTGCGCGTGCCGCCGCGCACGCTCGCGGTCGCGCTGGCGCTGACCGGCGCGACCTGGGGAACCCTGGCCGCCGCGCTCGTCGTGCCGCCGGTGCTGTGGCTGGCCACCCACAGCGTGTGGACGGTCCTGGCGACCGGCGTGCCGCTGCTCGGCGCGGCGGGCGCGGCCGGCGCCGGCCGGTTCGTCGGCGAGTACGACTGGACGGTCGGCGAGTCGCCGGACGGCCTGCGCATCGACCGCGGGCTCCTGGACCGTACGCACGAGACGGTGCCGCCGGGGCGGGTGCAGACCGTGCGCATCGTCCAGCCGCTGCTGTGGCGGCGGCCCGGCTGGGTGCGCGTCGAGCTGGACGTGGCCGGCTCCGCCAACTCCGTGCTCGTGCCGGTCGCTCCGCGCGAGGCGGCCGAAGCGGTCGTCGCGCACGTGCTGCCCGGGGTGTGCGTCCCGGCCGCGGAGTCGCTCGCGCGCCCGCCGCGACGGGCCGGGCGGTGTGCGCCGGTGTGGTGGCGGGGCTACGGAACCGCCGTCACCGACACGGTGTTCGCCGCCCGGCACGGCCTGCTGCGCAGGCGGCTGGCGCTCGTGCCGCACGCCAAGGTCCAGAGCGTACGGCTGACCCAGGGGCCCTGGCAGCGCCTCTGGCGGCTCGCGGACGTCCATGTGGACACGGGGGCCGGCAAGACCGTCACGGCCCGCCTGCGGGACGCACAGCAGGCCGCCGAGCTGCTCGGGAGCCAGGCCGAACGATCACGGACCGGGCGCAAGGACGCCCGGCCCGACCGGTGGATGACCTAG
- a CDS encoding response regulator transcription factor, whose product MAIRVMLVDDQVLLRTGFRMVLAAQPDMEVVAEAGDGVEALQVVRSTAVDVVLMDVRMPKLDGVEATRRICAEPDAPKVLILTTFDLDEYAFSGLKAGASGFMLKDVPPGELLTAIRSVHSGDAVVAPSTTRRLLDRFAPMLPSTGREPRHKELERLTEREREVMVLVAQGLSNGEIAARLVLSEATVKTHVGRILTKLGLRDRVQVVVLAYETGLVRAGGL is encoded by the coding sequence ATGGCGATCCGCGTGATGCTCGTCGACGACCAGGTGCTCCTGCGCACCGGGTTCCGGATGGTGCTCGCCGCCCAGCCGGACATGGAGGTCGTGGCCGAGGCGGGCGACGGCGTCGAGGCCTTGCAGGTGGTGCGCTCCACGGCGGTGGACGTCGTGCTGATGGACGTCCGCATGCCGAAGCTGGACGGTGTGGAGGCGACCCGTCGCATCTGCGCGGAGCCCGACGCGCCCAAGGTGCTGATCCTGACCACCTTCGACCTGGACGAGTACGCGTTCTCCGGGCTGAAGGCGGGCGCCTCCGGGTTCATGCTCAAGGACGTGCCGCCGGGCGAGCTCCTGACCGCGATCCGTTCCGTGCACAGCGGCGACGCGGTGGTCGCCCCGTCCACCACCCGCCGTCTGCTGGACCGGTTCGCGCCGATGCTGCCGAGCACCGGCAGGGAGCCCCGGCACAAGGAGCTGGAGCGGCTGACGGAGCGCGAGCGCGAGGTCATGGTGCTCGTCGCCCAGGGGCTGTCCAACGGGGAGATCGCGGCCCGCCTGGTGCTCTCCGAGGCCACTGTGAAGACCCATGTGGGCCGCATCCTGACCAAGCTGGGGCTGCGCGACCGGGTCCAGGTCGTGGTCCTGGCGTACGAGACGGGGCTCGTCCGCGCGGGCGGCCTGTGA
- a CDS encoding AAA family ATPase, translating to MLLWINGPFGGGKTQTAHEIRRRLPGSVVCDPEHAGFGLRRMLPPGLRGDFQDLAAWRQGVVEVLDLALRADDGVVIAPMTVTDPRYFDETVGRLRGLGHDVRHFTLLAERETVLRRLRERGPGHLLGFALGRNAGLRRETWAVRQLDHCLERLREPEFAEHLWTDHTTVPRTADRIAVLAGLTLSPNTEGPLRTRLRQAGVGVRHIRFD from the coding sequence ATGCTCCTGTGGATCAACGGCCCCTTCGGGGGCGGCAAGACACAGACCGCACACGAGATACGGCGCCGGCTGCCCGGCAGCGTCGTCTGCGACCCCGAGCACGCCGGGTTCGGGCTGCGCCGGATGCTGCCGCCGGGCCTGCGCGGGGACTTCCAGGACCTGGCGGCGTGGCGGCAGGGCGTCGTCGAGGTCCTCGACCTCGCCCTCCGCGCGGACGACGGCGTGGTCATCGCCCCCATGACCGTCACCGACCCCCGGTACTTCGACGAGACCGTCGGCCGCCTGCGCGGACTCGGCCACGACGTGCGCCACTTCACCCTGCTCGCCGAACGGGAGACGGTCCTGCGGAGGCTGCGCGAGCGCGGCCCGGGGCACCTCCTCGGGTTCGCCCTGGGCAGGAACGCGGGGCTGCGCCGGGAGACCTGGGCCGTCCGGCAGCTCGACCACTGCCTGGAGCGGCTGCGGGAGCCGGAGTTCGCCGAGCATCTGTGGACGGATCACACGACCGTGCCGAGGACCGCCGACCGCATCGCCGTCCTGGCCGGGCTGACGCTCAGCCCCAACACGGAGGGCCCGCTGCGGACACGGCTGCGCCAGGCCGGGGTGGGCGTGCGGCACATCCGGTTCGACTGA
- a CDS encoding PH domain-containing protein, translating into METGSPGNPGGGEPAAVAPDWSGLPAGLLRMRRLLLVVWLGLAAVAVGLLLGLLVAPAWAAFALLPLAGIGWGWVLLGRNWRSWRYAERADDLLISRGVLWREETVVPYGRMQLVEVTSGPVERFFGLAGVQLHTAAAATDAAIPGLDPAEAERLRDRLTALGEARSAGL; encoded by the coding sequence ATGGAAACGGGGAGCCCGGGAAACCCGGGGGGCGGGGAGCCGGCGGCGGTCGCGCCGGATTGGAGCGGACTGCCGGCGGGTCTGCTGCGGATGCGGCGGCTGCTGCTGGTGGTGTGGCTGGGGCTCGCGGCCGTCGCGGTGGGACTGCTGCTCGGACTGCTCGTCGCTCCCGCGTGGGCGGCGTTCGCGCTGCTGCCCCTGGCGGGCATCGGCTGGGGCTGGGTGCTCCTCGGCCGCAACTGGCGCTCCTGGCGGTACGCCGAGCGGGCCGACGACCTGTTGATCAGCCGCGGCGTGCTGTGGCGGGAGGAGACGGTGGTCCCGTACGGGCGCATGCAGCTCGTCGAGGTCACCTCCGGCCCTGTCGAGCGCTTCTTCGGGCTGGCCGGCGTCCAGCTGCACACGGCGGCCGCCGCGACCGACGCGGCCATTCCGGGCCTGGACCCGGCCGAGGCGGAACGGCTCCGCGACCGGCTCACCGCCCTCGGCGAGGCACGATCGGCGGGACTGTGA